A stretch of the Vigna radiata var. radiata cultivar VC1973A chromosome 7, Vradiata_ver6, whole genome shotgun sequence genome encodes the following:
- the LOC106766124 gene encoding protein FAR-RED IMPAIRED RESPONSE 1-like, giving the protein MRDQNNDFFYDIEMDEDNRITNVFWADARSQAACDEFGDVVSFDTTYLTNKYDMPFAPFVGVNHHGQSIILGCGLLSLEDTSSFIWLFKCWLRCMGNKASDSIVTDQCKAMANAIEEVFPKTKHRWCLWHIMKKIPEKFQGYKNYVGIKCDINVVIYESANAIDFESGWKQLLTTHGLENNDWLCNLYEERGKWVPCYLKNHFWAGMSTTQRSEGMNAFFDGFINSTTTLQKFVIQYDNALKVKAQKEIEVDFASLNTIVLCGSQSPIERQFQVEYTHEKFEEVQIEFRSRMNCFIKDTVNECIFNIYTIKEECMWDGKCAPKYYHVEFDPVLKDITCSCLLFEFRGIICRHSLLVLGQEDVHNVPSKYVLRRWSKNIRRKHTLIRAAYSSLQHDPKMQRYQTLCQQFYNLAEAACESDCASDQLEKDLKSLAKKFGLSSSLKNNIPTMR; this is encoded by the exons ATGAGAGACCAGAATAATGATTTCTTCTATGATATCGAGATGGATGAAGATAATAGAATTACTAATGTATTTTGGGCAGATGCTCGAAGCCAAGCTGCATGTGACGAGTTCGGTGATGTCGTGTCGTTTGACACCACGTACTTAACCAACAAGTACGACATGCCATTTGCTCCATTTGTAGGAGTTAACCACCATGGACAATCGATCATACTTGGTTGTGGATTGCTCTCCTTAGAGGACACTTCTTCATTTATATGGTTATTCAAATGTTGGTTAAGATGCATGGGAAACAAGGCGTCGGACAGTATTGTAACCGATCAATGCAAGGCCATGGCAAATGCAATTGAAGAAGTGttcccaaaaacaaaacataggTGGTGTTTGTGgcacataatgaaaaaaatacctGAAAAATTTCAAGGCTATAAGAATTATGTTGGAATCAAGTGTGATATAAACGTGGTTATCTATGAATCAGCTAATGCAATTGACTTTGAAAGTGGTTGGAAACAACTACTTACCACACATGGCTTAGAGAATAATGATTGGCTATGTAATTTGTACGAAGAGAGAGGGAAATGGGTTCCATGTTACTTGAAGAATCACTTTTGGGCTGGAATGTCAACTACTCAAAGAAGCGAGGGAATGAATGCTTTCTTTGATGGATTTATTAATTCCACTACCACACTACAAAAATTTGTGATTCAATACGATAATGCTCTTAAAGTGAAGGcccaaaaagaaatagaagttGACTTTGCCTCTCTAAATACAATAGTTCTATGTGGGTCTCAATCACCAATTGAGAGACAATTTCAAGTTGAGTACACACATGAAAAATTTGAGGAAGTACAAATTGAGTTTCGATCAAGGATGAATTGTTTCATTAAAGACACGGTGAATGAATGTATTTTCAACATCTACACAATCAAAGAAGAGTGCATGTGGGATGGAAAATGTGCGCCAAAATATTACCATGTTGAATTTGATCctgttttaaaagatataacttGCTCTTGCCTACTGTTTGAGTTTAGAGGCATTATATGTCGACATTCTCTATTGGTTCTCGGTCAGGAAGATGTCCATAATGTACCCTCGAAATATGTACTTCGCCGTTGGAGCAAAAACATCCGAAGAAAGCACACACTTATTAGAGCAGCTTATAGTTCTTTACAGCATGATCCCAAGATGCAAAGATACCAAACTTTGTGTCAGCAGTTTTATAATCTGGCTGAGGCTGCATGTGAATCTGACTGTGCTTCTGATCAGTtggaaaaagatttgaaatcTCTTGCTAAAAAGTTCGGTTTGAGTTCATCGCTGAAAAATAACATC CCCACGATGCGATGA